Proteins from one Blattabacterium cuenoti genomic window:
- a CDS encoding aspartate aminotransferase family protein translates to MKKLEKDFLKYQTQINPYPMKIIVDYADGNYIYGKDGKKYLDFVAGVSVNILGHGNKMIKKSIKKQVDKYLHTMVYGEFIQNPCVQLCKKIAENTPNPLTSTYLVNSGTEAVEGALKLAKCYTGREEIISCKWAYHGSTHGSISIMGDEKNKRPFRPLIPLVKFITFNKINEFISSISEKTACIILETIQCSNGVVLPDNFFLKKVREECNKKNVLMILDEVQTGFGRTGKLFAFEHYGIVPDILIMGKGMGGGMPISGFISSDKIMKTFCNYFPLSHLTTFGGNAVSSSASLATLDQIINSNIMEKVSIKEKLFRKYLIHDEIKSINGKGLFLSFELKNKNLVEKLLINCINKGLILFRFLFNSHFLRISPPLTITENEIEKGCSIIIESLNKLKKK, encoded by the coding sequence ATGAAAAAATTAGAAAAGGATTTTTTAAAATATCAAACTCAAATAAATCCTTATCCTATGAAAATTATAGTTGATTATGCTGATGGAAACTATATTTATGGAAAAGATGGAAAAAAATATTTAGATTTTGTAGCAGGTGTTTCCGTTAATATATTAGGTCATGGAAATAAAATGATAAAAAAATCTATAAAAAAACAAGTAGATAAGTATTTACATACTATGGTGTATGGAGAATTTATACAAAATCCTTGTGTACAACTTTGTAAAAAAATAGCAGAAAATACTCCTAATCCACTTACTAGTACTTATTTAGTTAATTCTGGAACAGAAGCAGTAGAAGGTGCTTTAAAACTAGCAAAATGTTATACTGGAAGAGAAGAAATTATTTCTTGTAAATGGGCTTATCATGGTAGTACTCATGGATCTATAAGTATAATGGGAGATGAAAAAAATAAAAGACCTTTTAGACCCCTTATTCCTTTAGTAAAATTTATAACATTTAATAAAATAAATGAATTTATTTCTTCAATTTCAGAAAAAACAGCTTGTATAATTTTAGAAACTATTCAGTGTTCTAATGGGGTAGTATTACCGGATAATTTTTTTTTAAAAAAAGTAAGAGAAGAGTGTAATAAAAAAAATGTTTTAATGATTCTTGATGAGGTACAAACTGGATTTGGAAGAACAGGAAAACTTTTTGCTTTTGAACATTATGGAATAGTTCCTGATATTTTAATAATGGGAAAAGGAATGGGAGGAGGTATGCCTATTAGTGGTTTTATATCATCTGATAAAATTATGAAAACTTTTTGTAATTATTTTCCTTTAAGTCATTTAACTACTTTTGGAGGTAACGCAGTTTCTTCTTCCGCATCTTTAGCTACTTTAGATCAAATAATAAATTCTAATATAATGGAAAAAGTTTCTATAAAAGAAAAATTATTTAGAAAATATTTAATTCATGATGAAATAAAAAGTATTAATGGAAAAGGTTTGTTTTTATCTTTTGAATTAAAAAATAAAAATTTAGTAGAAAAATTATTGATAAATTGTATTAATAAAGGACTAATTTTATTTCGTTTTTTATTTAATAGTCATTTTTTACGTATATCTCCTCCATTAACTATCACAGAAAATGAAATTGAAAAAGGATGTTCTATAATTATTGAAAGTTTAAATAAACTTAAAAAAAAATAA
- the truA gene encoding tRNA pseudouridine(38-40) synthase TruA → MRFFIELSYNGKYFYGWQVQKKVNTIEGNLEYCLSKLLKKSINVIGAGRTDKGVHAKQMFAHFDYKEKLSNNLIERLNIFLPKSINILNIFPVKKNIHARFNAIKRTYKYYLIRKKNPFYQDFSWYYFYPLNIQKMNFASKKLIEYQDFSSFCKKNTSIKGNNICNINYVSWLEKNDILCFTIEANRFLRSMVRSIIGTLINVGRNKISVKEFVKIIESKNSNYCKQIVPACGLFLTKIIYPEDIFL, encoded by the coding sequence TTGAGATTTTTCATTGAATTATCTTATAATGGTAAATATTTTTATGGATGGCAAGTCCAAAAAAAAGTAAATACAATAGAAGGAAATTTAGAATATTGTCTATCTAAATTATTAAAAAAATCTATCAATGTAATAGGAGCTGGAAGAACGGATAAAGGAGTCCATGCTAAACAAATGTTTGCACATTTTGATTATAAAGAAAAATTAAGTAATAATTTAATAGAAAGATTAAATATTTTTCTTCCTAAATCTATTAATATATTAAATATTTTCCCAGTAAAAAAAAATATTCATGCAAGATTTAATGCGATAAAACGAACGTATAAATATTATTTAATACGTAAAAAAAATCCATTTTATCAAGATTTTTCTTGGTATTATTTTTATCCATTAAATATTCAAAAAATGAATTTTGCTTCTAAAAAATTAATTGAATATCAAGATTTTAGTTCTTTTTGTAAAAAAAATACTTCTATAAAAGGAAATAATATATGTAATATAAATTATGTTTCTTGGTTAGAAAAAAATGATATTTTATGTTTTACTATTGAAGCTAATAGATTTCTAAGATCTATGGTTAGATCTATTATTGGAACACTTATTAATGTTGGAAGAAATAAAATTAGCGTTAAAGAATTTGTAAAAATTATAGAATCTAAAAATTCTAATTATTGTAAACAAATAGTTCCTGCATGTGGTTTATTTCTTACTAAAATTATTTATCCAGAAGACATTTTTTTATGA
- a CDS encoding ABC transporter ATP-binding protein — translation MKENLKIKRSYLKKLIKITLDYKLILIATIIISILISFISAYRPKLIQKAIDIHILYKDFFGLKNILILIFFLLFLESIFHFILLYLSNVLAQNVIGRIRILLFEKLLHFRNSFFNKTPIGKLVSYSVSDIETITVIFNDGILLVSGDILRIIMIIIMMFTVHKKLSLIVFFTIPFMYIITRFFQKTLKKTFYEERIQTSRLNSFLQENIIGMSVIQLFHKEKEEYSKFESINRKLMNAHFKTIFYFSVFFPIVELVSAVTISVVIFYGGFHAIEKGNIKPGQIIAFIFFIYLLFRPMRQIADRFNIIQRGIAGIERIFSILNSNEFIINNGKLRFKKFKGHIVFNNVHFSYMKNEMVLNGISFEIKPGEKVAIVGSTGSGKSTITHLISRLYEINKGDIWIDGHSIQDVELENLRSHIRVVTQDTFLFNDSIINNITLGDPTISLEKIKNMAKKIGIHSFITSLPNGYKYIVKERGGLLSLGEKQLISFLRVQMHPYSILILDEATASLNKELEKMIYSATDFLTKHKTSIIITHRLSTLKNADKILAINNGYIVEKGTHKELIELNGYYSGLYKESFYNEN, via the coding sequence ATGAAAGAAAATTTAAAAATAAAAAGATCTTACTTAAAAAAACTTATTAAAATTACTTTAGATTATAAATTAATACTTATAGCGACAATTATTATTTCCATATTAATATCCTTTATTTCGGCTTATCGTCCTAAGCTTATACAAAAAGCAATAGATATTCATATACTTTATAAAGATTTTTTTGGACTTAAAAATATACTAATATTGATTTTTTTTCTTCTTTTTTTAGAAAGTATATTTCATTTTATTTTATTATATCTTTCTAATGTATTAGCTCAAAATGTAATTGGAAGAATTAGAATTCTTTTATTTGAAAAATTATTACATTTTAGAAATTCTTTTTTTAATAAAACTCCAATAGGAAAATTAGTATCTTATTCTGTATCAGATATAGAAACTATAACTGTAATATTTAATGATGGAATATTACTTGTTTCTGGAGATATTTTAAGAATTATTATGATTATCATAATGATGTTTACTGTACATAAAAAATTATCTTTGATTGTTTTTTTTACTATTCCTTTTATGTATATAATTACTCGTTTTTTTCAAAAAACGTTAAAAAAAACTTTTTATGAAGAACGAATTCAAACTTCACGATTGAATAGTTTTTTACAAGAAAATATTATAGGAATGTCTGTTATTCAACTTTTTCATAAAGAAAAAGAAGAATATTCAAAATTTGAATCTATTAATCGTAAATTAATGAATGCTCATTTTAAAACTATTTTTTATTTTTCTGTTTTTTTCCCTATAGTAGAACTTGTTTCTGCAGTTACAATAAGTGTTGTTATATTTTATGGAGGATTTCATGCAATTGAAAAAGGGAACATAAAACCAGGACAAATTATTGCTTTTATTTTTTTTATTTATCTTCTTTTTCGTCCTATGCGACAAATAGCAGATCGTTTTAATATTATTCAAAGAGGAATAGCTGGTATAGAAAGAATATTTTCTATATTAAATTCTAATGAATTTATTATTAATAATGGAAAGTTACGTTTTAAAAAATTTAAAGGACATATTGTATTTAATAATGTTCATTTTTCATATATGAAAAATGAAATGGTTTTAAATGGAATTTCTTTTGAAATAAAACCTGGAGAAAAAGTTGCTATAGTAGGATCTACAGGATCTGGAAAATCTACAATTACTCATTTAATATCAAGATTATATGAAATTAATAAAGGAGATATTTGGATTGATGGACATTCTATTCAAGATGTAGAATTAGAAAATTTAAGATCTCATATAAGAGTAGTAACACAAGATACATTTTTATTTAATGATTCAATTATAAATAATATTACATTAGGAGATCCTACTATTAGTTTGGAAAAAATAAAAAATATGGCAAAAAAAATAGGTATTCATAGTTTTATCACTTCATTACCTAATGGTTATAAATATATTGTAAAAGAAAGAGGAGGATTATTATCTCTTGGAGAAAAACAATTAATTTCTTTTTTAAGAGTTCAAATGCATCCTTATTCTATATTAATATTAGATGAGGCGACTGCTTCTTTAAATAAGGAATTAGAAAAAATGATTTATTCTGCTACAGATTTTTTAACTAAACATAAAACTTCTATTATTATTACTCACCGTCTTTCTACATTAAAAAATGCCGATAAAATATTAGCTATTAATAATGGATATATTGTTGAAAAGGGGACTCATAAAGAATTGATTGAACTTAATGGATATTATTCTGGATTATATAAAGAATCTTTTTATAATGAAAATTAA
- a CDS encoding peptidylprolyl isomerase: MINIKKFSIFLLFFLIYHLSYSFEKLGGIYAIVGDEIILNSEINNEIHNNKKNCSNDILIEKLLLYYAKKDNSIQINNQELELKIQELLSEMSKNDANKEEFLIQFKNKEFIEKLKEKIKNYQYIEKFYQKITKDIEISPKEVEYFFIKNKNKIPFFPKKMCISYVVFYPKLSPINRRKNIDFLKKIKKEIHSDIDFSVQAILLSEDNDSALNGGLIKGVNVESLPKKFKNVIFSLSEKEISDPFETDLGFHLIKLEKKKQNEIDIRHIFIKNKYSKYELKKTKLFIDSIKKQIFNTNFENLMKKEKNSKIVSYSIWNKIYIEENKLLKNMKKILNSLKKGNISNPYQEIINGKEAFFIVKLLDIIPSRPIHFEKDYSILKNFVKNIKKKEFINNWTNKMLKKTYINCT; the protein is encoded by the coding sequence ATGATCAATATTAAAAAGTTTTCTATTTTTTTATTATTTTTTTTAATATATCATCTTTCTTATTCATTTGAAAAATTAGGAGGTATTTATGCTATAGTAGGAGATGAAATTATTTTAAATTCAGAAATAAATAATGAAATTCATAATAATAAAAAAAATTGTTCTAATGATATTTTAATTGAAAAATTACTACTTTATTATGCTAAAAAAGATAATAGTATACAAATAAATAATCAAGAATTAGAATTAAAAATTCAAGAATTATTATCAGAAATGAGTAAAAACGATGCAAATAAAGAAGAATTTTTAATACAATTTAAAAATAAAGAATTTATTGAAAAATTAAAAGAAAAAATTAAAAATTATCAGTATATAGAAAAATTTTATCAAAAAATAACAAAAGATATAGAAATTTCACCTAAAGAAGTAGAATATTTTTTTATAAAAAATAAAAATAAAATTCCTTTTTTTCCTAAAAAAATGTGTATTTCTTATGTAGTTTTTTATCCCAAATTAAGTCCAATTAATAGAAGAAAAAATATTGATTTTTTAAAAAAAATAAAAAAAGAAATACATTCTGATATAGATTTTTCTGTTCAAGCTATTTTATTATCTGAAGATAATGATTCAGCATTAAATGGTGGATTAATTAAAGGAGTTAATGTAGAAAGTCTTCCAAAAAAATTTAAAAATGTAATTTTTTCATTATCAGAAAAAGAAATATCAGATCCTTTTGAAACTGATTTAGGATTTCATTTAATTAAATTAGAAAAAAAAAAACAAAATGAAATAGATATAAGACATATTTTTATTAAAAATAAATATTCTAAATATGAATTAAAAAAAACAAAATTATTTATAGATTCAATTAAAAAACAAATATTCAATACAAATTTTGAAAATTTAATGAAAAAAGAAAAAAATAGTAAAATTGTAAGTTACTCAATATGGAATAAAATTTACATTGAAGAAAATAAATTATTAAAAAATATGAAAAAAATATTAAATTCTTTAAAAAAAGGAAATATATCTAATCCTTATCAAGAAATTATAAATGGAAAAGAAGCATTTTTTATAGTAAAATTATTAGATATAATTCCTTCTCGTCCTATTCATTTTGAAAAAGATTACAGTATATTAAAAAATTTTGTTAAAAATATCAAAAAAAAAGAATTTATAAATAATTGGACAAATAAAATGTTAAAAAAAACTTATATAAATTGTACTTAA
- a CDS encoding thiamine diphosphokinase: MNHRFKGPEVGLFLNGTPPTFLDKKIFFYKKIFAVDGAFYYLNKLGISVDYIIGDFDSITIKEFTYVNKFFITYNQKYTDFDKALNIIYQKGFFNINVWGGSGKEQDHFLGNLSTALKYKKKLSIIFHDKYHSYFFSDKKTFFYQKKNKKISLFPFPEVENLQTHGLKYPIYKGFLKIGKNIGIRNESNGEKIEINYKKGELLIFIEK; the protein is encoded by the coding sequence ATGAATCATCGTTTTAAAGGACCAGAAGTTGGACTATTTCTTAATGGAACTCCTCCTACTTTTTTAGATAAAAAAATTTTTTTTTATAAAAAAATATTTGCTGTAGATGGAGCATTTTATTATTTAAATAAATTAGGAATTTCAGTAGATTATATAATAGGAGATTTTGATTCAATTACAATTAAAGAATTTACTTATGTAAATAAGTTTTTTATTACGTATAATCAAAAATATACTGATTTTGATAAAGCTTTAAATATAATTTATCAAAAAGGTTTTTTTAATATTAATGTTTGGGGAGGGAGTGGAAAAGAACAAGATCATTTTTTAGGAAATTTATCTACAGCTTTAAAATATAAAAAAAAATTATCTATTATATTTCATGATAAATATCATTCTTATTTTTTTTCTGATAAAAAAACTTTTTTTTATCAAAAAAAAAATAAGAAAATATCTTTATTTCCATTTCCAGAAGTAGAAAATTTACAAACTCATGGACTTAAATATCCTATTTATAAAGGATTTTTAAAAATAGGTAAAAATATAGGAATAAGAAACGAATCTAATGGAGAAAAAATAGAAATAAATTATAAAAAAGGAGAATTATTAATATTTATAGAAAAATAA
- the mdh gene encoding malate dehydrogenase, with the protein MKITIIGAGNVGSSCASLLAQKDIVQKIILLDVKEKFSEGKSLDISQMLPIIGSNTKVIGITNDYSKSKNSEIIVITCGIPRKPGMNRDDLVQINANIIRSVTKKSIIFSPKAKFIIVSNPLDIMAYVSYITADIDSSRVIGMSGILDSTRYRYFLSKKLKLSPNDIQSLLLGGHGDTMVPLYRYTSISGIPIQEFISEEDNNIIIEKTKKGGEEIVNLLGTSAWMAPSASVVKMIESILKDSKRIFSCSAFLKGEYNLKNIYLGVPVILGKNGVEKIIELQLNKKEKNLLIQSANHIEKMIKKFK; encoded by the coding sequence ATGAAAATTACTATTATTGGAGCAGGAAATGTAGGATCTTCTTGTGCTAGTCTATTAGCTCAAAAAGATATAGTTCAAAAAATTATTTTATTAGATGTTAAAGAAAAATTTTCTGAAGGAAAAAGTTTAGACATATCTCAAATGCTTCCTATTATAGGATCAAATACTAAAGTTATTGGAATTACTAATGATTATTCAAAATCCAAAAATTCTGAAATAATTGTTATTACTTGTGGTATACCTAGAAAACCTGGAATGAATCGTGATGATCTTGTTCAAATCAATGCGAATATTATTCGATCTGTAACGAAAAAATCTATTATTTTTTCTCCCAAAGCTAAATTTATTATTGTATCAAATCCATTAGATATTATGGCTTATGTTAGTTATATAACTGCTGATATTGATTCTTCTCGTGTAATTGGTATGTCTGGAATCTTAGATTCTACAAGATATCGTTATTTTTTATCCAAAAAATTAAAATTATCACCTAATGATATTCAATCTTTATTATTAGGAGGACATGGAGATACAATGGTTCCTTTATATAGATATACTTCTATATCTGGAATTCCTATACAAGAATTTATATCAGAAGAAGATAATAATATTATTATTGAAAAAACAAAAAAAGGAGGAGAAGAAATAGTAAATTTATTAGGAACATCAGCTTGGATGGCTCCAAGTGCTTCTGTTGTTAAAATGATAGAATCTATTTTAAAAGATTCTAAACGTATTTTTTCATGTTCAGCATTTTTAAAAGGAGAATATAATTTAAAAAATATATACTTAGGAGTTCCAGTTATTTTAGGAAAAAATGGAGTAGAAAAAATTATAGAATTACAATTAAATAAAAAAGAAAAAAATCTTTTAATTCAGTCTGCTAATCATATAGAAAAAATGATAAAAAAATTTAAATAA
- the gcvP gene encoding aminomethyl-transferring glycine dehydrogenase has translation MLKELQYYSINDFIKKVIPKEIRFKKKLNIPNSISEYQYLNHINKISKKNKIYRSYIGLGYKNTITPSVIQRNILENPSWYTPYTPYQSEISQGRLEALINFQTMISDITAMKISNASMLDESTAAADAMFMIYQEKIKKKQINNNYCFFISDEIFPQTFSVLKTRCFGLGIPIIKDNHKNLLKKKYNGEKIFGLIISYPSCLGEIYDYSDIIEYAKRKNISVIVSTDILSLSLLKPPGEWGADVVIGSSQSFGIPMGYGGPHAAFFATHEKYKRFLPGRIIGISVDKKNKKAFRMALQTREQHIKREKATSNICTSQVFPAIMASMYAVYHGKEGLIEIAKSIHKFSKKLEFLLINNINNISQVNSFYFDTIRIKTNSIKKLKEFSEIKKTNFRYVNKNYLTITLDETTCKKDIDHILSIFYEVYKNEKRKKFNNKKKINEKYKFPNSLKRTSNFLENEVFHKFHSENEIMRYIKRLEKKDLSLNHSMIPLGSCTMKLNAATELLFLSQYEWRNIHPFCPNKQAKGYHFIIRNLKKYLKEITGFSGVSLQPNSGAQGEYTGLMVIKYYHYSLKEFQRNIALIPTSSHGTNPASANMAGMKIILISTKNDGSIDIKDLLQKVKKYKDFLSVLMITYPSTHGVYEENIKEIIDIIHKNGGQVYMDGANMNAQVGLIKPAHFGVDICHLNLHKTFAIPHGGGGPGMGPICVSSHLKPFLPDHPFLLEKKENKKNQLTISSSPYGSPLILPISYAYIRLLGPDGLKKCTEISVLNANYIKEKLKKFYNILYVGKNDTVAHELIIDCRIFKSLEIDVLDIAKRMMDYGYHAPTISFPIEGCMMIEPTESESKKELDRFIETLINIRKEIQEIQDGKYSQKENVLKNAPHSIELLTNNDWKYSYSREKAAYPLYWVRSRKFWPSVNRINDGYGDRNLICTCN, from the coding sequence ATGTTGAAAGAATTGCAATATTATTCTATTAATGATTTTATTAAAAAAGTTATACCTAAAGAAATACGTTTTAAAAAAAAATTAAATATTCCTAATTCTATTTCTGAATATCAATATTTAAATCATATTAATAAAATTAGTAAAAAAAATAAAATTTACCGTTCCTATATAGGGTTAGGATATAAAAATACTATTACTCCAAGTGTTATTCAACGAAATATTTTAGAAAATCCAAGTTGGTATACTCCTTATACTCCTTATCAATCAGAAATATCTCAAGGTCGTTTAGAAGCTTTGATTAATTTTCAAACTATGATTTCAGATATTACTGCAATGAAAATAAGTAATGCATCCATGTTAGATGAATCAACAGCTGCAGCAGATGCAATGTTTATGATTTATCAAGAAAAAATAAAAAAAAAACAAATTAATAATAATTATTGTTTTTTTATTTCAGATGAAATATTTCCACAAACTTTTTCAGTTTTAAAAACGAGATGTTTTGGTTTAGGAATACCTATTATAAAAGATAATCATAAAAATTTACTAAAAAAAAAATATAATGGAGAAAAAATATTTGGATTAATCATATCTTACCCTTCATGTTTAGGAGAAATATATGATTATAGTGATATAATAGAATATGCAAAAAGAAAAAATATATCAGTAATTGTTTCTACAGATATTCTATCTCTATCTTTATTAAAACCTCCTGGAGAATGGGGCGCTGATGTTGTTATAGGATCTAGCCAATCTTTTGGTATTCCTATGGGATATGGTGGTCCTCATGCCGCTTTTTTTGCCACTCATGAAAAATATAAACGTTTTTTACCTGGTAGAATTATTGGAATATCTGTAGATAAAAAAAATAAAAAAGCATTTCGTATGGCTTTACAAACTAGAGAACAACATATTAAAAGAGAAAAAGCAACTTCTAATATTTGTACATCACAAGTTTTTCCAGCCATTATGGCTTCTATGTATGCCGTATATCATGGAAAAGAAGGATTAATAGAAATAGCTAAAAGTATTCATAAATTTTCTAAGAAATTAGAATTTTTATTAATTAATAATATAAATAATATTTCTCAAGTAAACTCATTTTATTTTGATACTATTAGAATTAAAACAAATTCTATTAAAAAATTAAAAGAATTTTCAGAAATTAAAAAAACAAATTTTAGATATGTCAATAAAAATTATTTAACTATTACTTTAGATGAAACTACATGTAAAAAAGATATAGATCATATATTATCCATATTTTATGAAGTTTATAAAAATGAAAAAAGAAAAAAATTTAATAACAAAAAAAAAATTAATGAAAAGTATAAATTTCCTAATTCTTTAAAAAGAACTTCTAATTTTTTAGAAAATGAAGTTTTTCATAAATTTCATTCGGAAAATGAAATAATGCGTTATATAAAAAGGTTAGAAAAAAAAGATCTTTCTTTAAATCATTCTATGATACCTCTTGGATCATGTACAATGAAACTAAATGCTGCTACAGAATTATTATTTTTAAGTCAATATGAATGGAGAAATATTCATCCTTTTTGTCCTAATAAACAAGCAAAGGGATATCATTTTATCATTCGTAATTTAAAAAAATATTTAAAAGAAATAACTGGTTTTTCTGGTGTTTCTTTACAACCTAATTCTGGAGCTCAAGGAGAATATACTGGATTAATGGTTATTAAATATTATCATTATTCATTAAAAGAATTTCAAAGAAATATAGCATTAATTCCTACTTCTTCTCATGGAACGAATCCTGCTTCAGCAAATATGGCAGGAATGAAAATTATTTTGATTTCTACAAAAAATGATGGATCAATTGATATAAAGGATTTACTCCAAAAAGTAAAAAAATATAAAGATTTTTTATCTGTATTAATGATTACTTATCCTTCTACTCATGGTGTATATGAAGAAAATATTAAAGAAATAATAGATATTATTCATAAAAATGGAGGTCAAGTATATATGGATGGAGCAAATATGAATGCTCAAGTTGGTTTAATTAAACCAGCACATTTTGGTGTAGATATTTGTCATTTAAATCTTCATAAAACTTTCGCTATTCCTCATGGAGGAGGAGGACCTGGTATGGGTCCTATTTGCGTATCTTCGCATTTAAAACCTTTTCTTCCTGATCATCCTTTTTTATTAGAAAAAAAAGAAAATAAAAAGAATCAATTAACAATATCTTCTTCTCCATATGGATCTCCTTTAATACTTCCAATTTCCTATGCTTATATTCGTTTATTAGGTCCAGATGGACTTAAAAAATGTACAGAAATATCCGTATTGAATGCTAATTATATAAAAGAAAAATTAAAAAAATTTTATAATATATTATATGTAGGAAAAAATGATACAGTTGCACATGAATTAATTATAGATTGTAGGATTTTTAAATCTTTAGAAATAGATGTTTTAGATATAGCAAAAAGAATGATGGATTATGGATATCATGCTCCTACTATATCTTTTCCTATAGAAGGATGTATGATGATAGAACCTACGGAAAGTGAATCTAAAAAAGAATTAGATCGTTTTATTGAAACACTAATTAATATACGTAAAGAAATTCAAGAAATACAAGATGGAAAATATTCTCAAAAAGAAAATGTTCTTAAGAATGCGCCCCACAGTATAGAATTATTAACCAATAATGATTGGAAATATTCTTATAGTAGAGAAAAAGCAGCATATCCATTATATTGGGTTAGGTCTAGAAAATTTTGGCCATCCGTAAATCGTATTAATGATGGATACGGAGATAGAAATTTAATATGTACATGTAATTAA
- the tsaD gene encoding tRNA (adenosine(37)-N6)-threonylcarbamoyltransferase complex transferase subunit TsaD, whose translation MKKKPIIIGIESSCDETAVSIIQNRYVLSNIVIHQYIHKKYGGVVPELASRLHDKNMIIAVHKSIHSAKIKKNEIDAVSFTLGPGLIGSLLVGASFAKSFSMGLDIPLLTVNHIQAHILTHFIKNSNINNYCPKFPFLSLVISGGHTQIVKVDDFFQMKILGSTLDDAIGDTFDKIARILGFHYPGGPMIELFSKNGNYKKFYFSKPLINGLNFSFSGFKSHILQFIKNKLKKNPLFIKQNISDICASIQRTIAEILLEKMQKATLKTNIFRIALAGGVSANYEIRRMFISFAKKNKKWEIFIPKKEYTTDNGAMIAITGLLKYEKKLFDNIYVSPYSKFKEF comes from the coding sequence ATGAAAAAAAAACCTATTATTATTGGTATAGAATCATCATGTGATGAAACAGCTGTTTCTATCATTCAAAATAGATATGTATTATCTAATATTGTTATTCATCAATATATTCATAAAAAATATGGAGGTGTAGTTCCAGAGTTGGCTTCAAGATTACATGATAAAAATATGATAATTGCAGTACATAAATCTATTCATTCAGCAAAAATTAAAAAAAATGAAATTGACGCTGTATCTTTTACTTTAGGCCCAGGATTAATAGGGTCTTTATTAGTAGGGGCTTCTTTTGCAAAATCATTTTCAATGGGATTAGATATACCTTTATTAACTGTAAATCATATACAAGCTCATATACTTACTCATTTTATAAAAAATTCTAATATTAATAACTATTGTCCTAAATTTCCATTTTTAAGTTTAGTAATAAGTGGAGGTCATACTCAAATAGTTAAGGTAGATGATTTTTTTCAAATGAAAATATTAGGATCTACTTTAGATGATGCAATAGGAGATACGTTTGATAAAATAGCTAGAATATTGGGATTTCATTATCCTGGAGGACCTATGATAGAATTATTTTCTAAAAATGGAAATTATAAAAAATTTTATTTTTCAAAACCATTAATTAATGGTTTAAATTTTAGTTTTAGTGGATTTAAAAGTCATATTTTACAATTTATTAAAAACAAATTAAAAAAAAATCCATTGTTTATAAAACAAAATATATCTGATATTTGTGCATCTATTCAAAGAACAATAGCAGAAATACTTTTAGAAAAAATGCAAAAAGCGACTCTAAAAACTAATATTTTTAGAATCGCTTTAGCTGGTGGAGTTTCCGCTAATTATGAAATTAGACGAATGTTTATATCTTTTGCAAAGAAGAACAAAAAATGGGAGATATTTATTCCTAAAAAAGAATATACTACAGATAATGGAGCAATGATAGCAATTACAGGATTATTAAAATATGAAAAAAAATTATTTGATAATATTTACGTTTCTCCATATTCAAAATTTAAAGAATTTTAA